The Microbulbifer sp. TB1203 nucleotide sequence GGAGTTGACTGTGACCTTCAGGCCCCGCTGCAACAGTTGCAGGATATTGTGTTGTTTCATTTCGGAAAAAACGCGCAGACGCACATTGGAAAACGGGCAGACGGTCAGCGGAATTTGCCGCTCGCGCAGCTCTTCCACCAGCGATTCGTCCTCCACACAGCGCACACCGTGGTCGATACGCTCCACCTGCAAGTCCTCCAGCGCCGAACGGATATAAGCCGGCGGCCCCTCCTCGCCGGCGTGGGCGGTCAGGCGGTAGCCGCGCTCCCGCGCGCGGCGGTAGAGTTCGGTAAATTTTTGCGGCGGATTGCCCTTCTCCCCGCTGGCCAGGCCTACGGCGACGAAGTCGTCGCGGTAGGCTTCCGCCAAATCCAGCACGTGCAGCGCATCCGCCTCCGGCATATGGCGCAGGAAGCTCAAGATCATCAGCGCGGACTGGCCCCACTGACTGTGGGCATCGGCGATTGCGCGTTTGAAGCCGGCCATAAATACCGGGAATTCAATACCGTTGGGTAAATAGATTTGCGGTTCGATCATTATTTCCGTGTGGACGATATTGTTTTCCCGGCAGCGCTGGAGATAGTCCATCATCAGATGGTAAAAATCCTCCTCGTCGCGCAGCACCGAGGCGCCCAAATAGTAGAGGTCAAGAAAGCTCTGCAGGTTTTCGAACTGATAGGCGGCTTCCACTTCCTCAAGAGTCTGGAAGGACAATGGCACATGTGTTTTTTCCGCCAGAGACAGCAGGCGACGGGCCTCCAGGGTGCCGTCCAGGTGGAGGTGCAATTCTGATTTGGGGGCGGCTTTCAGCCAGTCTTCGAAGTTTTTCTGTTCGCTCATCATCCTTACTCGCTTTTTTCTCAGGCTTCTACAGGGCGCTATTGTATTGGTCCATGGCGGCGGGGATGGCGTCGGTTTGGATTTTGACGCCATTCAAATTCAATAGTGCTCCAGGTGAGAGTCCGCAGTACCGCATTCCCGCATTCCCGCATTCCCGCGCGCGGATTTTTCCCCGTCCACTTCATTTGGAATATAGACCCCGGCAGTCCATGCGGTGGCGCGCAATGCTTTTTAGACGCGCTCGCCGACCGCAAATGCGTGGGGCGGCCATCCGCCAGTATTTCAAGGGCAACAACCAAATAGATCAAGAATGACTTATTCGGTTGTCGGGTTAATAAGTTTCACACAGCGCCAGGCCGTCGCTGCGCGGATCGGTGGCGCACTCTACGCGGCCGGCGGCGTCGATATGGATAGCGCCGGCGTGACCCATTATTTCGCTGTGCTCCGGCACTACAGAAATTTCGTGTCCCAGCGCTTCCAGTTCGGGGCCGATGCGCCGGTACAAGTTCTCTTCCAGTTTCAGGTCGGTGGAAGACTCGCCCCAGGTACGCCCCAGCAGCCAGCGTCCGTCGGCGACGGACTCGGCCAGCGGCCTGCCTTCATAGAAGCAACGCGCAAACAGCGCCGCCTGGGTCTGCGGCTGGCCCTCGCCGCCCATGGTGCCGTAGGCGACGCGCGCGCCGTCGGCGAACTGCGCCATGGCCGGGTTCAATGTGTGGAAGGGTTTCTTGCCCGGCGCTGCACAGTTGCGCGACGCCGGATCGCGGGAGAAGCCCAGGCCGCGGTTGTTCCACACCAGCCCCAGGCATGGCAGCACCAGGCCGGAGCCGAATTCCCAGTAGATGCTCTGGATAAAACTCACCAAAGTGCCGTCTTTATCCAGTGCGCCCATCCACACGGTGTCGCCGGGTTCCGCCTCTTTGCCCCAGGGCAACGCCCGGTCCGCGCGGATATTCCCCGCCAGTTCGCGGATATGGTCCGGCTGCAATAATTCGGACCAGCGTTCGCTCAGGCAACGCGGGTCCGCCACCTCCCGGTCGCGCACCAGGAAGGCCTGTTTGGTGGCCTCGATCAGGTGGTGCACCCGCTGCACCTCCTCCCAGTGGGATTGATACAGCTGGTCGTAGATGGCCAGGATCAGCAGCGAGGCGATCCCTTGGGTGGGCGGGCCCAGGTTGAACAGCTGCGCCTGTGAAGTCTGTATATTGAGGGGCGACTGCCATTGCGCGCGGTACCTGCGGAAATCTCCCAGGCGCAACGGGCTGCCCGCCACCTCCAGTGCCAGGGCCATCTCCTCCGCCAGGGAGCCTCGGTAGAAGCTGTCCAGCCCCTCCGCCGCCAGGCGCTGGAAAAGCCGGCCCAGACGCGGGTTGCGCAGCCCCTCGCCCGCTTGCGGCATTCGCCCGTCCGGGTAATAGAGTTTCCGGATATCCGTGCAGCCCTCGCCCGCCAGTTTGCGCAGCGCCGCCCGCAGGCTGGCGGTGACTTCTATGCCTTCCTCGCAGCCGCGCCGCGCTTCGGCGAACAGAATTTCCAGCGGTAACGGCTCGGCAAATTCCGAAGTAGTTTCCCGCGCCGCCTGCCAGCCGGCTACCGTGCCCGCCATGGTCAGGGCCGCGCCGGCGCCGCGGCTCGGCGGTGCCGTTTCCGGTTCCAGGGCCATAGCTGCGCAGCCGGCGGCGTCGATGGCGACCGGCTGCGCATCTTTGCGCTGGATCAGCCAGAAGCCGTCGCCGCCCAGGCTGTTCATATGCGGGTAATGCACGGCGATGGCCGCGGCGGCGGCGATCATCGCGTCCACGGCCGAGCCGCCGCGGCGGAGTATCGCCATGCCTGCTTCGGTAGCCTTGAAGTGGGGGGCGGTGAAGGCG carries:
- a CDS encoding gamma-glutamyltransferase — translated: MTQIAFTAPHFKATEAGMAILRRGGSAVDAMIAAAAAIAVHYPHMNSLGGDGFWLIQRKDAQPVAIDAAGCAAMALEPETAPPSRGAGAALTMAGTVAGWQAARETTSEFAEPLPLEILFAEARRGCEEGIEVTASLRAALRKLAGEGCTDIRKLYYPDGRMPQAGEGLRNPRLGRLFQRLAAEGLDSFYRGSLAEEMALALEVAGSPLRLGDFRRYRAQWQSPLNIQTSQAQLFNLGPPTQGIASLLILAIYDQLYQSHWEEVQRVHHLIEATKQAFLVRDREVADPRCLSERWSELLQPDHIRELAGNIRADRALPWGKEAEPGDTVWMGALDKDGTLVSFIQSIYWEFGSGLVLPCLGLVWNNRGLGFSRDPASRNCAAPGKKPFHTLNPAMAQFADGARVAYGTMGGEGQPQTQAALFARCFYEGRPLAESVADGRWLLGRTWGESSTDLKLEENLYRRIGPELEALGHEISVVPEHSEIMGHAGAIHIDAAGRVECATDPRSDGLALCETY
- a CDS encoding adenosine deaminase; protein product: MSEQKNFEDWLKAAPKSELHLHLDGTLEARRLLSLAEKTHVPLSFQTLEEVEAAYQFENLQSFLDLYYLGASVLRDEEDFYHLMMDYLQRCRENNIVHTEIMIEPQIYLPNGIEFPVFMAGFKRAIADAHSQWGQSALMILSFLRHMPEADALHVLDLAEAYRDDFVAVGLASGEKGNPPQKFTELYRRARERGYRLTAHAGEEGPPAYIRSALEDLQVERIDHGVRCVEDESLVEELRERQIPLTVCPFSNVRLRVFSEMKQHNILQLLQRGLKVTVNSDDPAYFGGYLNDNFIALYRELNLNREQALQLLQNGFEASFLPAEAKQNYLQQLRNFAEGR